A genomic stretch from Larimichthys crocea isolate SSNF chromosome XXII, L_crocea_2.0, whole genome shotgun sequence includes:
- the slc22a6l gene encoding solute carrier family 22 member 6 isoform X1: protein MFLFYFVLCNEGRLILHMVGSTGRFQVLHVTLLSIPVLMMASHNLLQNFVANVPLHYCKAHTNLSQSQLSPEETLLITVPLDQKGKPERCQRYVTPQWHLLVKNGSSAEQVDTHGFDVDLQGCTDGWSYDITERSSTIISDWDLVCDMRSLKQMGQTVYMGGVLVGAVIFGGLSDRYGRRILLLISNMLMAVSGTCVAFSNSFALFCLFRFGCGMALSGLGLNTFSLIVEWIPTRVRTVVGTLTGYCYTLGQLFLAVLAYFIRDWRWLTLAVSLPFYVFFLFSWWFHESSRWLVLSNNSEKAIKNLKSVARFNGRHEEGEKIDIKMLQESMKKEMSGSQGSYSVLDLFRTPTMRSMTVCLSAVWLSTSFAYYGLAMDLQKFGVDIYLIQVIFGAVDIPAKIIMTVSMSFIGRRPSQSGALILAGITILINVLVPYEQQTVRTCLAVMGKGCLAASFNCCYLYSGELFPTIIRQNGMGCVSMMARVGAMVAPMVILTRDSIPWLPGLIYGGAPILSGVAAIFLPETLGSPLPDTIQDVEDRGSGRRSKMAPKEAISLQDTQADLLKPAA, encoded by the exons atgttcttattttattttgttttgtgtaatgAGGGAAGACTAATTCTGCAT ATGGTGGGCAGCACAGGGCGCTTCCAGGTCCTACATGtgaccctcctctccatccctgtCCTGATGATGGCCAGTCACAACCTGTTGCAGAACTTTGTGGCCAATGTGCCTCTTCACTACTGCAAGGCACACACAAACCTCTCTCAGTCCCAGCTGAGCCCAGAGGAAACCCTGCTGATCACAGTGCCACTAGATCAAAAAGGAAAGCCAGAGAGGTGCCAGCGTTACGTTACTCCACAATGGCACCTTCTGGTTAAGAATGGGAGTTCAGCGGAGCAGGTAGACACACATGGTTTTGATGTCGACCTGCAGGGATGCACAGACGGGTGGTCCTATGACATAACTGAGAGGAGCTCCACAATCATATCTGAT TGGGATTTGGTGTGTGACATGCGCTCTTTGAAGCAAATGGGACAAACTGTCTATATGGGAGGTGTGCTTGTGGGAGCTGTTATCTTTGGAGGTCTTTCAGACAG ATATGGTCGACGCATCCTCCTTCTCATCTCTAACATGCTGATGGCCGTGTCAGGAACATGTGTCGCTTTCTCGAACTCCTTTGCCCTCTTTTGCCTGTTCCGGTTTGGTTGTGGCATGGCTCTGTCTGGCCTGGGACTCAATACCTTCTCACTCA ttGTGGAGTGGATCCCCACTCGTGTCAGGACAGTGGTGGGGACATTAACAGGTTACTGTTACACATTGGGGCAGTTATTCTTGGCAGTCTTAGCCTACTTCATTCGGGACTGGAGGTGGTTAACCCTGGCTGTGTCTCTGCCCTTCtatgtcttcttcctcttctcttg GTGGTTTCATGAATCTTCAAGATGGTTGGTCCTGAGTAATAATTCGGAAAAAGCCATCAAGAACCTTAAAAGTGTGGCCAGATTTAATGGGCGCcatgaagagggagaaaaaattGACATTAAA ATGCTGCAGGAGTCCATGAAGAAAGAGATGTCCGGTTCACAGGGTTCCTACTCTGTCCTGGATCTGTTCCGCACACCCACAATGAGGTCTATGACAGTCTGCCTCAGTGCTGTCTG GTTATCCACAAGCTTTGCCTACTATGGTCTTGCTATGGATCTGCAAAAGTTTGGAGTGGACATCTACTTAATACAAGTGATCTTTGGAGCTGTTGACATCCCTGCTAAAATTATCATGACTGTGTCTATGAGTTTTATTGGACGCCGTCCATCACAGTCTGGTGCCCTCATACTTGCCGGAATCACTATTTTGATCAACGTGCTGGTACCGTACG AACAACAGACTGTACGTACCTGTCTGGCTGTCATGGGTAAAGGTTGTCTTGCTGCCTCCTTCAATTGCTGCTACCTTTACTCTGGAGAACTGTTCCCGACCATCATTCG TCAGAATGGCATGGGCTGTGTTTCCATGATGGCTCGTGTAGGAGCCATGGTGGCCCCCATGGTGATTCTTACAAGAGACTCTATACCTTGGCTACCAGGTTTAATCTATGGAGGAGCTCCGATTCTCAGTGGAGTGGCCGCAATATTTCTTCCAGAGACACTTGGCTCACCTCTTCCGGACACAATACAAGATGTGGAGGACAG GGGATCTGGGAGAAGATCCAAAATGGCACCAAAGGAAGCCATAAGCTTGCAAGACACACAGGCGGATCTCCTAAAGCCGGCTGCCTGA
- the slc22a6l gene encoding solute carrier family 22 member 6 isoform X3 translates to MFLFYFVLCNEGRLILHMVGSTGRFQVLHVTLLSIPVLMMASHNLLQNFVANVPLHYCKAHTNLSQSQLSPEETLLITVPLDQKGKPERCQRYVTPQWHLLVKNGSSAEQVDTHGFDVDLQGCTDGWSYDITERSSTIISDWDLVCDMRSLKQMGQTVYMGGVLVGAVIFGGLSDRYGRRILLLISNMLMAVSGTCVAFSNSFALFCLFRFGCGMALSGLGLNTFSLIVEWIPTRVRTVVGTLTGYCYTLGQLFLAVLAYFIRDWRWLTLAVSLPFYVFFLFSWWFHESSRWLVLSNNSEKAIKNLKSVARFNGRHEEGEKIDIKMLQESMKKEMSGSQGSYSVLDLFRTPTMRSMTVCLSAVWLSTSFAYYGLAMDLQKFGVDIYLIQVIFGAVDIPAKIIMTVSMSFIGRRPSQSGALILAGITILINVLVPYEQQTVRTCLAVMGKGCLAASFNCCYLYSGELFPTIIRFNLWRSSDSQWSGRNISSRDTWLTSSGHNTRCGGQGIWEKIQNGTKGSHKLARHTGGSPKAGCLRASLLYS, encoded by the exons atgttcttattttattttgttttgtgtaatgAGGGAAGACTAATTCTGCAT ATGGTGGGCAGCACAGGGCGCTTCCAGGTCCTACATGtgaccctcctctccatccctgtCCTGATGATGGCCAGTCACAACCTGTTGCAGAACTTTGTGGCCAATGTGCCTCTTCACTACTGCAAGGCACACACAAACCTCTCTCAGTCCCAGCTGAGCCCAGAGGAAACCCTGCTGATCACAGTGCCACTAGATCAAAAAGGAAAGCCAGAGAGGTGCCAGCGTTACGTTACTCCACAATGGCACCTTCTGGTTAAGAATGGGAGTTCAGCGGAGCAGGTAGACACACATGGTTTTGATGTCGACCTGCAGGGATGCACAGACGGGTGGTCCTATGACATAACTGAGAGGAGCTCCACAATCATATCTGAT TGGGATTTGGTGTGTGACATGCGCTCTTTGAAGCAAATGGGACAAACTGTCTATATGGGAGGTGTGCTTGTGGGAGCTGTTATCTTTGGAGGTCTTTCAGACAG ATATGGTCGACGCATCCTCCTTCTCATCTCTAACATGCTGATGGCCGTGTCAGGAACATGTGTCGCTTTCTCGAACTCCTTTGCCCTCTTTTGCCTGTTCCGGTTTGGTTGTGGCATGGCTCTGTCTGGCCTGGGACTCAATACCTTCTCACTCA ttGTGGAGTGGATCCCCACTCGTGTCAGGACAGTGGTGGGGACATTAACAGGTTACTGTTACACATTGGGGCAGTTATTCTTGGCAGTCTTAGCCTACTTCATTCGGGACTGGAGGTGGTTAACCCTGGCTGTGTCTCTGCCCTTCtatgtcttcttcctcttctcttg GTGGTTTCATGAATCTTCAAGATGGTTGGTCCTGAGTAATAATTCGGAAAAAGCCATCAAGAACCTTAAAAGTGTGGCCAGATTTAATGGGCGCcatgaagagggagaaaaaattGACATTAAA ATGCTGCAGGAGTCCATGAAGAAAGAGATGTCCGGTTCACAGGGTTCCTACTCTGTCCTGGATCTGTTCCGCACACCCACAATGAGGTCTATGACAGTCTGCCTCAGTGCTGTCTG GTTATCCACAAGCTTTGCCTACTATGGTCTTGCTATGGATCTGCAAAAGTTTGGAGTGGACATCTACTTAATACAAGTGATCTTTGGAGCTGTTGACATCCCTGCTAAAATTATCATGACTGTGTCTATGAGTTTTATTGGACGCCGTCCATCACAGTCTGGTGCCCTCATACTTGCCGGAATCACTATTTTGATCAACGTGCTGGTACCGTACG AACAACAGACTGTACGTACCTGTCTGGCTGTCATGGGTAAAGGTTGTCTTGCTGCCTCCTTCAATTGCTGCTACCTTTACTCTGGAGAACTGTTCCCGACCATCATTCG GTTTAATCTATGGAGGAGCTCCGATTCTCAGTGGAGTGGCCGCAATATTTCTTCCAGAGACACTTGGCTCACCTCTTCCGGACACAATACAAGATGTGGAGGACAG GGGATCTGGGAGAAGATCCAAAATGGCACCAAAGGAAGCCATAAGCTTGCAAGACACACAGGCGGATCTCCTAAAGCCGGCTGCCTGAGGGCATCTCTATTATACTCCTGA
- the slc22a6l gene encoding solute carrier family 22 member 6 isoform X2, whose amino-acid sequence MPFGDLLEMVGSTGRFQVLHVTLLSIPVLMMASHNLLQNFVANVPLHYCKAHTNLSQSQLSPEETLLITVPLDQKGKPERCQRYVTPQWHLLVKNGSSAEQVDTHGFDVDLQGCTDGWSYDITERSSTIISDWDLVCDMRSLKQMGQTVYMGGVLVGAVIFGGLSDRYGRRILLLISNMLMAVSGTCVAFSNSFALFCLFRFGCGMALSGLGLNTFSLIVEWIPTRVRTVVGTLTGYCYTLGQLFLAVLAYFIRDWRWLTLAVSLPFYVFFLFSWWFHESSRWLVLSNNSEKAIKNLKSVARFNGRHEEGEKIDIKMLQESMKKEMSGSQGSYSVLDLFRTPTMRSMTVCLSAVWLSTSFAYYGLAMDLQKFGVDIYLIQVIFGAVDIPAKIIMTVSMSFIGRRPSQSGALILAGITILINVLVPYEQQTVRTCLAVMGKGCLAASFNCCYLYSGELFPTIIRQNGMGCVSMMARVGAMVAPMVILTRDSIPWLPGLIYGGAPILSGVAAIFLPETLGSPLPDTIQDVEDRGSGRRSKMAPKEAISLQDTQADLLKPAA is encoded by the exons ATGCCGTTTGGTGACCTCCTGGAGATGGTGGGCAGCACAGGGCGCTTCCAGGTCCTACATGtgaccctcctctccatccctgtCCTGATGATGGCCAGTCACAACCTGTTGCAGAACTTTGTGGCCAATGTGCCTCTTCACTACTGCAAGGCACACACAAACCTCTCTCAGTCCCAGCTGAGCCCAGAGGAAACCCTGCTGATCACAGTGCCACTAGATCAAAAAGGAAAGCCAGAGAGGTGCCAGCGTTACGTTACTCCACAATGGCACCTTCTGGTTAAGAATGGGAGTTCAGCGGAGCAGGTAGACACACATGGTTTTGATGTCGACCTGCAGGGATGCACAGACGGGTGGTCCTATGACATAACTGAGAGGAGCTCCACAATCATATCTGAT TGGGATTTGGTGTGTGACATGCGCTCTTTGAAGCAAATGGGACAAACTGTCTATATGGGAGGTGTGCTTGTGGGAGCTGTTATCTTTGGAGGTCTTTCAGACAG ATATGGTCGACGCATCCTCCTTCTCATCTCTAACATGCTGATGGCCGTGTCAGGAACATGTGTCGCTTTCTCGAACTCCTTTGCCCTCTTTTGCCTGTTCCGGTTTGGTTGTGGCATGGCTCTGTCTGGCCTGGGACTCAATACCTTCTCACTCA ttGTGGAGTGGATCCCCACTCGTGTCAGGACAGTGGTGGGGACATTAACAGGTTACTGTTACACATTGGGGCAGTTATTCTTGGCAGTCTTAGCCTACTTCATTCGGGACTGGAGGTGGTTAACCCTGGCTGTGTCTCTGCCCTTCtatgtcttcttcctcttctcttg GTGGTTTCATGAATCTTCAAGATGGTTGGTCCTGAGTAATAATTCGGAAAAAGCCATCAAGAACCTTAAAAGTGTGGCCAGATTTAATGGGCGCcatgaagagggagaaaaaattGACATTAAA ATGCTGCAGGAGTCCATGAAGAAAGAGATGTCCGGTTCACAGGGTTCCTACTCTGTCCTGGATCTGTTCCGCACACCCACAATGAGGTCTATGACAGTCTGCCTCAGTGCTGTCTG GTTATCCACAAGCTTTGCCTACTATGGTCTTGCTATGGATCTGCAAAAGTTTGGAGTGGACATCTACTTAATACAAGTGATCTTTGGAGCTGTTGACATCCCTGCTAAAATTATCATGACTGTGTCTATGAGTTTTATTGGACGCCGTCCATCACAGTCTGGTGCCCTCATACTTGCCGGAATCACTATTTTGATCAACGTGCTGGTACCGTACG AACAACAGACTGTACGTACCTGTCTGGCTGTCATGGGTAAAGGTTGTCTTGCTGCCTCCTTCAATTGCTGCTACCTTTACTCTGGAGAACTGTTCCCGACCATCATTCG TCAGAATGGCATGGGCTGTGTTTCCATGATGGCTCGTGTAGGAGCCATGGTGGCCCCCATGGTGATTCTTACAAGAGACTCTATACCTTGGCTACCAGGTTTAATCTATGGAGGAGCTCCGATTCTCAGTGGAGTGGCCGCAATATTTCTTCCAGAGACACTTGGCTCACCTCTTCCGGACACAATACAAGATGTGGAGGACAG GGGATCTGGGAGAAGATCCAAAATGGCACCAAAGGAAGCCATAAGCTTGCAAGACACACAGGCGGATCTCCTAAAGCCGGCTGCCTGA